The following proteins come from a genomic window of Terribacillus aidingensis:
- a CDS encoding EcsC family protein, producing the protein MVNDYYKERKLKEAMFYYHSLQRRGGRFQRLSKGTQDTITDKIPAAVHTAITTAIRQMIELSLTSSNYIYPIKVEQKWSFEQREKEVRKVINRYKTTARLEGAGTGAGGILLGMADFPLLLSIKMKCLFDIGRIYGFDVTAFSERVFLLQIFSATFSSSETRIKLWEEIRDWNKVTGAIEDVNWRVLQQEYRDHIDLIKMVQMLPGVGAFVGAIINGKFLEQLGTAAMHAYRIRMLT; encoded by the coding sequence ATGGTGAATGACTATTATAAAGAAAGAAAACTGAAGGAAGCGATGTTTTATTATCATTCCCTGCAGAGGCGCGGCGGCAGGTTTCAACGGCTTTCCAAAGGAACGCAGGATACTATTACAGATAAAATTCCGGCAGCTGTTCATACTGCAATTACGACAGCTATCCGCCAAATGATAGAACTCAGCCTGACGTCTTCCAACTACATCTATCCAATCAAGGTCGAACAGAAATGGAGTTTCGAGCAACGTGAGAAAGAGGTTCGGAAGGTCATCAATCGTTATAAAACAACGGCGAGATTGGAAGGTGCCGGTACTGGCGCTGGAGGTATCCTCTTAGGAATGGCCGATTTTCCGCTTCTCCTTAGCATCAAAATGAAATGCCTATTTGATATTGGCAGAATCTATGGTTTTGATGTGACAGCTTTCAGTGAACGTGTTTTCTTGCTGCAGATTTTCAGTGCCACTTTCTCAAGCAGTGAAACGAGGATTAAGCTATGGGAAGAAATCCGTGATTGGAACAAAGTTACCGGTGCTATCGAGGATGTGAATTGGAGGGTACTGCAGCAAGAATACCGTGACCATATTGATTTGATCAAAATGGTACAGATGCTGCCAGGTGTCGGAGCTTTCGTCGGTGCCATTATTAATGGGAAGTTTCTTGAACAGTTAGGTACAGCTGCGATGCATGCATACCGCATCCGGATGTTAACATAA
- a CDS encoding M20 family metallopeptidase produces the protein MLAKFFTKIDELYEDMVATRRYLHQHPELSFKEEKTAAYIANTYEELGIPYEKNVGGNGVVATLKGGKPGKKIALRADFDALPIQEENDVPYKSTVPNVMHACGHDGHTATLLGIAKAAKALQDELPGTLVFVHQHAEEYAPGGAKPIIETGILDDVDAVFGTHLWSNTPLGTIETADKEFMAGADRFEIEIIGKGGHGAQPHQTKDAVLIGSQVVTALQQIISRRLDPLSTAVLTVGTFEAGAAFNVVAGTAKLTGTVRTFDTSVQEQIKVEIENVLKGITTANDASYKYDYIEGYPPVINHPAEAQLVLDASKQVEEVKEANKVLPTMTGEDFSYYLHNKPGAFFFTGAKKEDHYYPHHHPKFDFDERAMSIAAKTLLSTCIAYQ, from the coding sequence ATGCTAGCGAAATTTTTTACCAAAATCGATGAACTGTATGAAGATATGGTTGCCACAAGAAGATACCTTCATCAGCATCCAGAACTGTCCTTTAAAGAAGAAAAGACAGCTGCATATATTGCAAATACATACGAGGAACTTGGTATTCCCTACGAAAAGAACGTTGGAGGTAATGGTGTAGTTGCCACTCTCAAAGGCGGAAAGCCCGGTAAGAAGATTGCCTTGCGTGCAGATTTTGATGCATTGCCAATCCAAGAAGAAAATGATGTACCTTACAAATCTACAGTACCGAATGTTATGCATGCATGCGGTCATGATGGACATACAGCTACTCTGCTTGGCATCGCCAAAGCAGCCAAAGCATTGCAGGACGAGTTACCAGGAACGCTTGTTTTCGTCCACCAGCATGCAGAAGAATATGCACCAGGCGGAGCAAAGCCGATTATTGAAACTGGTATCCTAGATGACGTGGATGCCGTGTTCGGAACCCACCTCTGGTCGAACACGCCGCTTGGTACAATTGAAACAGCAGATAAAGAATTCATGGCAGGAGCAGATCGATTTGAAATTGAAATCATCGGTAAAGGCGGTCATGGTGCTCAGCCGCACCAGACAAAGGATGCCGTACTTATCGGATCTCAAGTCGTAACAGCGCTTCAGCAAATTATCAGCCGCCGCTTGGATCCATTGTCAACAGCGGTTCTCACCGTCGGTACTTTCGAGGCTGGCGCAGCTTTCAATGTAGTTGCCGGAACAGCCAAGCTTACTGGAACAGTCCGTACATTTGACACTTCGGTGCAGGAACAGATCAAAGTGGAAATCGAGAATGTACTGAAAGGTATTACAACCGCTAACGACGCAAGCTATAAATATGACTATATCGAAGGATACCCGCCAGTAATCAACCATCCAGCCGAAGCTCAATTGGTACTGGATGCTTCGAAACAAGTCGAAGAAGTCAAGGAAGCTAACAAGGTACTGCCTACGATGACTGGTGAGGATTTCTCTTATTATCTGCACAACAAACCAGGAGCTTTCTTCTTTACCGGTGCTAAGAAAGAAGATCATTATTATCCGCATCACCATCCGAAATTTGACTTTGATGAAAGAGCAATGAGCATTGCTGCCAAGACATTACTCAGCACATGTATTGCTTACCAATGA
- a CDS encoding ferritin-like domain-containing protein: MADNVRKIKDDSQLQELIDGLNVDLANEYAASIMYTTYSSAVSGLYRAFLKPFFEDEITDEIGHAKYLADKIVTLGGVPSTVPAEVPYHTDVKKMLTEARDAEQDTIDRYEKRRKQAEELNLTELATKLEDMIADETNHRDELNRLLSDSRLS, translated from the coding sequence ATGGCAGACAATGTTAGAAAAATCAAGGACGACTCTCAACTACAGGAACTTATTGATGGCTTGAACGTAGACTTGGCAAATGAATATGCCGCTTCCATCATGTATACAACATACAGCTCTGCAGTTTCAGGCCTATATCGTGCGTTTTTGAAACCATTTTTCGAGGATGAAATCACGGACGAAATCGGACATGCAAAATATTTAGCAGATAAGATTGTAACACTCGGCGGCGTACCATCCACTGTTCCAGCTGAAGTACCATATCACACCGATGTAAAGAAAATGCTAACAGAAGCACGAGATGCAGAACAGGATACAATCGACCGTTATGAAAAACGCAGAAAACAGGCTGAAGAGCTTAACTTGACAGAGCTTGCCACCAAGCTGGAAGATATGATTGCTGATGAAACAAACCACCGTGACGAGCTCAACCGTCTTTTGAGCGACTCCCGCCTATCCTAA
- a CDS encoding phosphatase PAP2 family protein yields the protein MELTNRKRYILLFTIAIIAATIFTIDVRLHTDPLLDQWTAPFAESLQGTFWYEVFRWITELGSSIVLSVLAFLFGLFLAIGKRDLIGAGIVFTATALGYQFNFLIKQLVERERPTILALVDGEGFSFPSGHSMVSFITYGIILYFLWHYLKSSQRYIAGCIAAVIVLLVGFSRYVLRVHYLTDVLAGFAYGMIFLVIWILLYKWLQHKLGKREKVRSY from the coding sequence ATGGAACTCACGAATAGAAAAAGATACATACTGCTATTTACAATTGCGATTATCGCAGCAACTATATTCACGATCGATGTAAGACTCCATACAGATCCGCTGCTGGATCAATGGACAGCTCCATTTGCGGAATCATTGCAGGGAACATTTTGGTATGAAGTATTCCGTTGGATTACAGAGCTTGGTTCGAGCATTGTACTGAGCGTGCTTGCATTTTTATTTGGTTTATTCTTAGCTATTGGTAAACGAGATCTTATTGGAGCAGGTATTGTATTTACGGCTACCGCTCTAGGTTATCAATTCAATTTCCTTATTAAACAATTGGTAGAGAGGGAGCGCCCGACGATTCTGGCGTTAGTGGATGGTGAGGGATTCAGTTTTCCATCGGGCCATTCCATGGTGTCCTTTATTACATATGGCATCATCCTGTATTTCCTTTGGCATTACCTTAAAAGCAGCCAGCGGTATATCGCTGGCTGCATAGCAGCTGTTATCGTCCTGCTGGTTGGCTTTAGCCGGTATGTTCTCCGCGTCCACTATTTGACTGATGTACTGGCCGGATTCGCGTACGGAATGATCTTTCTGGTCATCTGGATTTTGTTATATAAATGGCTGCAGCACAAGCTTGGAAAAAGAGAAAAAGTGCGCTCTTATTGA
- a CDS encoding antibiotic biosynthesis monooxygenase encodes MIVHFTSGTTEFLRQLKAKDKAKIWVFEGAEGALAYTEEPNAAKFTAPRTYEQVTGTGSLPDEGYIAINNIPVTDEGRPIFEDVFKRRAGKIDQTPGFKALRVLRPQEGNTYLVLTAWESKQHFEDWKKSEAFQHAHKKDADQPKKPPFSGGPAYVTTYQIDNE; translated from the coding sequence ATGATCGTACACTTCACCAGTGGTACTACTGAATTTCTTCGCCAGCTAAAGGCGAAAGATAAAGCAAAAATCTGGGTGTTCGAAGGAGCAGAGGGAGCCCTCGCTTATACAGAAGAACCAAATGCAGCTAAATTCACGGCGCCGCGAACCTATGAACAGGTAACGGGCACAGGCAGCCTTCCAGATGAAGGTTATATCGCCATCAACAATATTCCGGTCACAGACGAAGGCCGGCCGATTTTTGAAGATGTATTCAAACGCAGAGCCGGCAAAATCGATCAAACTCCCGGGTTCAAAGCGCTCCGGGTGCTTCGTCCTCAAGAGGGAAACACGTATCTAGTGCTGACAGCATGGGAATCCAAACAGCACTTCGAGGATTGGAAGAAATCAGAAGCTTTTCAGCATGCTCATAAAAAAGATGCCGACCAGCCGAAAAAGCCGCCATTCAGTGGCGGACCAGCATATGTCACCACTTACCAGATCGACAACGAATAA
- a CDS encoding PBP1A family penicillin-binding protein has product MKRSEHKQHIRMRRKTLYLLVAGIILAGMTAAYILLFFGGRLVIDKDDLTLKAASTVENQDGEVIAEFYEENREPVKFDEISEHVKNAFVSIEDARFYSHHGIDLRATARALYRDILAMSKVEGGSTITQQTAKNLFFKNDKTFTRKAKEAMAAIYLERHYTKKQILEYYLNEIYFAHGLYGIESAANYYFNKSASDLTLSESAMLAALSKAPNTYSPNNNPDLAKERRNLVLDEMEEQGYITAEEKEAAQAEELGVTEPEEEQERPWIESYIDLVAEEAQEKYDLSLENLRTGGYRIVVNVDEDIQRTAYNTMQDDTYFDGSTDSIEGAFVMLDQNSGKIVAAVGAREFQYGDINRVTVQRQPGSVMKPLAVYGPALDTGDYNAYSELPDEKKTYDDDYTVSNHNDQYEGDITMYEAVQESKNTTAVWLLDQIGIKTSKSYLEKMHIDLPEDKGLSIALGGLKKGLTPLQVAEGFRTFAHEGQWIESQSINAIYDRNGEAAFKAEPQTEDVFSEQTAWDMTRMLQGVITGGTGTAGTYYGALAGKTGTTQHPTVDDADKDAWFAGYTPEYVAVSWMGYDKTNDENYLESGSSMPTALTKSILRQVSQYRTMSTSFEKPENAEDIGGPVELPTITDASISYGFGGLRIVNADLTWTASEDKRIIYHIYKETDNGAEKIGEVQGKGSFTVDKVNPLKDTSYYVVPFNPLTDESGAESNHTVLSGFGF; this is encoded by the coding sequence ATGAAACGATCAGAACATAAGCAGCACATACGGATGCGGCGGAAGACTCTATATCTTCTCGTGGCGGGTATCATATTGGCGGGAATGACCGCTGCCTATATCCTGTTATTTTTCGGAGGAAGACTCGTTATCGATAAAGATGACCTGACATTGAAAGCTGCTTCGACAGTTGAGAACCAGGATGGGGAAGTCATAGCGGAATTCTATGAAGAAAACCGGGAGCCTGTCAAATTCGATGAGATTTCCGAACATGTGAAAAACGCTTTTGTTTCCATAGAAGACGCCCGGTTCTACAGTCATCATGGCATTGATCTTCGAGCAACTGCGCGAGCTTTGTACCGTGACATTCTGGCGATGAGCAAAGTGGAGGGCGGAAGTACGATTACACAGCAAACCGCCAAAAATCTCTTTTTCAAAAATGATAAGACCTTTACCCGGAAAGCGAAGGAAGCGATGGCTGCTATATACTTGGAGAGGCATTACACGAAGAAGCAGATACTCGAATATTATCTGAATGAAATTTATTTTGCTCATGGTCTTTATGGAATAGAGTCAGCTGCGAATTATTACTTCAATAAAAGCGCAAGCGATCTGACACTTTCGGAAAGTGCGATGCTTGCAGCTCTGTCAAAAGCACCAAATACGTACTCGCCGAATAATAACCCTGATCTGGCGAAGGAAAGACGTAATCTCGTGCTGGACGAGATGGAAGAACAGGGCTACATTACAGCCGAAGAGAAGGAAGCTGCGCAGGCGGAAGAACTTGGTGTGACTGAGCCTGAAGAAGAGCAAGAGCGTCCTTGGATCGAAAGCTATATTGATTTGGTAGCAGAAGAAGCGCAGGAGAAATATGATTTATCTCTGGAAAATCTGCGTACTGGCGGTTACCGGATCGTAGTGAATGTGGATGAAGATATCCAACGCACAGCTTATAATACAATGCAGGATGATACGTATTTCGATGGCTCGACCGATAGCATTGAAGGGGCCTTTGTCATGCTTGATCAAAATTCCGGTAAAATCGTCGCAGCTGTGGGGGCGCGTGAGTTCCAATACGGCGACATAAACCGTGTGACAGTCCAGAGACAGCCAGGCTCTGTGATGAAGCCGCTTGCGGTGTATGGACCAGCATTGGATACAGGAGATTACAATGCGTATAGTGAGCTGCCGGATGAGAAGAAGACTTACGATGATGACTACACGGTATCTAACCATAACGATCAGTATGAAGGAGATATCACGATGTATGAAGCCGTGCAGGAATCGAAGAATACAACAGCTGTTTGGCTGCTTGATCAAATCGGTATCAAAACAAGCAAATCGTATTTGGAGAAGATGCACATCGACCTGCCGGAGGATAAAGGTCTATCGATTGCCCTTGGCGGCTTGAAGAAAGGACTGACGCCGCTGCAAGTCGCGGAGGGATTCCGCACGTTCGCCCATGAGGGCCAATGGATCGAATCACAGTCCATCAACGCGATTTATGACCGCAACGGGGAAGCGGCCTTCAAGGCTGAACCTCAAACAGAAGATGTATTCTCGGAACAGACTGCCTGGGATATGACACGTATGCTGCAAGGAGTCATCACCGGCGGTACCGGAACGGCTGGTACTTATTATGGTGCCTTGGCTGGAAAGACGGGAACGACGCAGCATCCGACTGTGGATGATGCAGATAAGGATGCTTGGTTTGCCGGATACACACCGGAATATGTCGCGGTAAGCTGGATGGGGTATGACAAAACAAACGATGAAAACTATCTGGAGAGCGGCAGTTCGATGCCTACTGCTCTGACGAAATCGATTTTGCGCCAAGTTTCCCAATATCGGACAATGTCCACGAGCTTCGAAAAGCCGGAAAATGCAGAGGATATCGGTGGTCCGGTTGAATTGCCGACCATAACGGATGCTTCGATTTCATATGGTTTCGGCGGCCTGCGGATCGTCAATGCTGATTTGACTTGGACAGCGAGCGAAGACAAGCGAATCATCTATCATATTTACAAAGAAACAGACAATGGAGCAGAGAAAATCGGTGAAGTACAAGGAAAGGGATCCTTTACAGTGGATAAAGTCAATCCGCTGAAAGATACTTCCTATTATGTAGTTCCATTCAACCCGCTGACAGATGAAAGCGGTGCTGAATCCAACCATACAGTCCTATCCGGTTTCGGATTCTGA
- the hemE gene encoding uroporphyrinogen decarboxylase, producing the protein MPNIKNDTILRAFRGEATDYTPVWYMRQAGRSQKEYRELKEKYSLFEITHQPELAAYVTRLPVEQYDVDAAILYKDIMTPLPGIGVDVDIKSGIGPVIANPISSIHDVEKLGTLDPKRDVPYILDTIKLLTEEQLEVPLIGFSGAPFTLASYMIEGGPSRNYHKTKSLMYSDPAAWFALMDKLAEVSITYAKAQVAAGASAIQIFDSWVGALNAADYRTYIKPTMERIFNELRDTKVPLILFGVGASHLILEWNDLPVDVIGLDWRLSIKEAREKGITKTLQGNLDPAFLTSDWKVLEERAKSILDQGREAGPHVFNLGHGVTPEISPSVLKKLTSFIHSYSAKQNSIL; encoded by the coding sequence ATGCCTAACATCAAAAACGATACAATACTGCGTGCATTTCGTGGAGAAGCAACGGATTATACGCCAGTATGGTATATGCGCCAAGCGGGGAGATCGCAAAAAGAATATCGCGAGCTTAAAGAGAAATATTCCCTGTTTGAAATCACGCATCAGCCTGAGCTTGCAGCTTATGTGACGCGACTGCCAGTCGAACAGTATGATGTCGATGCAGCTATTTTATATAAAGATATCATGACACCACTGCCAGGCATTGGCGTGGATGTCGATATCAAGTCAGGAATCGGTCCGGTGATCGCCAACCCTATCAGCAGCATTCATGATGTGGAGAAGCTTGGAACCCTGGATCCAAAGCGTGACGTCCCATACATTCTGGATACGATCAAGCTCCTGACAGAGGAACAGCTGGAAGTACCGTTGATTGGTTTTTCTGGTGCGCCGTTCACATTGGCTAGCTACATGATTGAAGGCGGACCATCCAGAAACTATCATAAGACAAAATCGCTTATGTACAGTGACCCTGCTGCATGGTTCGCACTGATGGATAAGCTTGCGGAAGTATCTATCACTTATGCAAAAGCACAAGTGGCAGCCGGAGCATCTGCCATCCAGATTTTTGACTCATGGGTAGGGGCATTGAATGCTGCAGATTACCGTACGTACATCAAGCCGACAATGGAACGTATATTCAACGAACTGCGTGATACAAAAGTTCCACTCATCCTATTCGGTGTAGGAGCTAGTCATCTGATCTTGGAATGGAATGATCTGCCGGTAGATGTCATCGGACTTGACTGGAGACTATCTATTAAGGAAGCAAGAGAAAAAGGCATCACGAAAACGCTTCAAGGCAATCTCGACCCAGCATTCCTGACTAGTGACTGGAAGGTGCTGGAAGAACGGGCTAAATCGATTTTGGATCAGGGCCGGGAAGCTGGACCGCATGTGTTTAACCTTGGCCACGGCGTGACGCCGGAAATAAGCCCTAGTGTGCTGAAGAAGCTGACTTCCTTCATCCATTCGTATTCCGCTAAACAAAACTCAATTTTATGA
- the hemH gene encoding ferrochelatase, whose product MTKKKVGLLVMAYGTPYKEEDIERYYTDIRHGRKPTPEMLEDLTSRYKAIGGISPLARITQEQADAIETALNNSQDAIEFKAYLGLKHIEPSIEDGVAEMAKDGITEAISLVLAPHYSTFSVKSYNERAHKAAAEAGNLQITSVESWYDEPGFIKYWSDNISEIFAGMDKEERDKAALIVSAHSLPEKILQNGDPYPDQLKRTADLIQEQTGIKNVELGWQSEGNTPDPWLGPDVQDLTRELYEKKGYRSFVYAPVGFIADHLEVLYDNDYECKVVCDELGAKYYRPAMPNTDQQFIDTLAKVVLEQQVRVERHG is encoded by the coding sequence ATGACAAAGAAAAAAGTTGGTTTACTAGTTATGGCGTACGGCACGCCTTATAAAGAAGAAGACATCGAACGTTATTATACAGATATCCGGCATGGACGTAAGCCTACACCGGAAATGCTGGAGGATTTGACTAGCCGTTATAAAGCAATCGGCGGAATTTCCCCGCTTGCGCGTATTACACAGGAACAAGCTGATGCTATCGAAACAGCTTTGAACAACTCTCAGGATGCTATCGAATTCAAGGCTTATCTTGGTTTGAAGCATATTGAGCCTTCCATTGAAGATGGTGTTGCCGAAATGGCAAAAGACGGTATTACAGAAGCTATTTCACTCGTATTGGCACCACATTACAGCACATTCAGTGTAAAATCCTACAACGAGCGTGCTCATAAAGCTGCTGCAGAAGCTGGTAATCTTCAAATTACGTCTGTAGAAAGCTGGTACGACGAACCAGGCTTTATCAAATACTGGTCAGATAATATTTCAGAGATCTTTGCTGGCATGGACAAAGAAGAGCGTGATAAAGCAGCGCTGATCGTATCTGCGCACAGTCTTCCGGAGAAAATCCTTCAAAATGGTGATCCATACCCGGATCAGCTGAAACGTACAGCTGATTTGATTCAGGAACAGACTGGTATCAAGAATGTTGAGCTTGGCTGGCAGAGTGAAGGTAATACTCCAGATCCATGGCTTGGACCGGATGTACAGGATCTTACTCGCGAGCTTTACGAGAAAAAGGGCTATCGTTCCTTCGTATATGCACCAGTAGGCTTCATCGCGGACCATTTGGAAGTATTGTATGATAATGACTATGAATGTAAGGTCGTTTGTGACGAATTAGGCGCAAAATACTACCGTCCGGCAATGCCGAACACGGACCAGCAGTTCATCGATACATTGGCGAAGGTGGTATTGGAGCAGCAGGTACGAGTTGAGCGCCATGGCTGA